TGCTGGGTCGTCAGCACCTGGCCGGAGACGGTGCCCTTGGGCGTCGCGGGGACCACCACCGAGATGTTGTTCGGATCCCGGACGCCATCGGCGATGCCATCCCCATCCTCATCGGAAGCACCGCACCCCACGGCCAGGAGGGGCACCACGGCCAAAGCCAGCTTCTTCATCATCTCCACCTTTAAAGTGATGCGGATAAGTCCACGCCAGGACAGACGGGCGGTGTGAAACACTCTCCCGGGCGCGCCGCGGGCGTCAAGTTGACGCCCGGCGCGGGAGCGGGGCTGTTACGGTGGCGCGATGTCCGATGTGAACGCGCCCTGCCTGGGCTGTGCCGTGGTGAGCGGGGCCACCCGCCCGGTGGGGGGCGTGCTCGCCCGGGTCTCCGGGCTGGTGGTGCACGGGGTGGCCGCCCCGAGCCCCCTGCCCGGCTGGGTGGTGATTTCCAGCGAGCAACACGTGCGCGCCTGGTACGAGCTGGACGGCGAGCCCGCGCGCGAGCTGGGCCCGCTGGCCGCCCGGGTGATGCGCGCCCAGCGCGAGGTGCTCGGCGCCGAGCACGCCTACGCCTTCGCCATCGGCGACGTGCTGCGTCATTTCCACCTGCACCTGGTGCCCCGCTTCGCGGACACGCCGCAACGGCTCCGGGGCCGGGGGGCCTTTGACTTCACGGAGGCCGACGCGCTGTCCGCCGAGGCGCTGGAGGCCGCGGCCCAGGCGCTCGCCGCCGCCCTCCGGGCATGAGCCCGGAAGGCCTCCCCCCGGGCGCGCCGTGGCCCCTGGCCGTCACCACCTCCGACCGGGTGGACCCCGCGCTCGCGGAGCGGGCCCAGCAGGCGGCCCGGGAGGTGGGGGTGCCGTATGTGGCGCGGCACCACAAGCTGCCGCTCAAGGCACTGCTGGGGCACACCGCTGAAGCCCTCCTTGTCTTCGAGGCGTCCGCGGTGGCGCTCGTGGATGCGCACGGGGTGCTGCGCTTCTCGCCGGGGCTGGGGCACCTGCGGGTGAAGCAGCTCGACGCGGGCGTCCAGGAGGACATGCTCGTGCGAATCGCCGGGCTGCGCGAGGGGGAGCGCGTCCTCGACTGCACCCTGGGGCTGGGCGCCGATGCGCAGACGGCCGCGCGGCTGGTGGGCCCCACGGGCGCGCTCACCGCGCTGGAGAAGAGCCCCGCCCTCTACCTCCTGGCCCACCACGGGCTGGCCGGCCTTCCCCGCCACCCACAGGCCTGTCCCATCGAGGTGGTCCACGCGGACGCGGGCACGTACCTGCGCGCGCTGCCCGCGGGCGCCTTCGATGCGGTGCTGTTCGATCCGATGTTCGAGCGCACGCGCAAGTCCTCCCACGCCTTCGAGATGCTCCGCCGCCACGCGGACTACACGCCGCTGACGCGCGAGACGCTGGCCGAGGCCCAGCGCGTGGCCCGCCGCGTGGTGGTGCTCAAGGGCTCGCCCTACTCCAGCGACTTCAAGAAGCTGGGCGTCCAGCCCGAGCCCGCCCGGCCCAACGCCACCGTGCGCTGGGCGAAGCTGCCCGGGAGCCTCGGCTCAGAATGAGGGCAGGCCGTTGGCCAGGTGCGACGACAGGCCGCCGTCCATGACCAGCGCGCTGCCATTGACGTAGCCGCCCGCGGGCCCCGCCAGGAAGGCCACCAGCTCCGCCACCTCCTCGGGGCGGCCGAACCGGCCCGTGGGGATCCGCTTCAGCAGCTCCTGCCGCACGGCGGGGTCCGCGTTCGCCAGCATCTCCGTGTCGATGTAGCCCGGGCAGACGGCGTTGCAGGTGATGCCATAGGCCCCCCACTCGGCGGCCACGGCCTTGGAGTAGCCGACGACGGCGTGCTTGGCGGCGACGTAGGTGGACGAGAGCGCCCCGCCAAACAGCCCCTGGATGGAGGAGATGTTGATGATGCGCCCGAAGCCCTGCGCCTTCATCCGGGGCAGGGCCCACCGGCAGAAGTAGTGGAGGCTGTCCACGTTCACGCCGAACAGGGCCTCCCACTCCGCCTTGGGCACCTCGTCCGCGCGGTGGAAGGGCCCGCCGAAGCCCGCGTTGTTCACGAGCACGCTGGGGGGCCCCAGGCGCGCCTCGATCGCGCCCAGCACCGTGCCCACCGCGGCCTCGTCCGCCACATCGCAGATGAACGGCCAGGCCTGGGCCCCCGCGGCCCGCAGCGTCTTCTCGACCGAGGCCAGGGCCTTCTCATCCCGCGCCAGCAGGGCCACACGGAAGGAGTGGCGCGCGAGCACCTCCGCGATCGCCGCGCCAATGCCGCGGCTGGCGCCGGTGACAAGGGCCAGGCGCGTGTCCGGAATCGAGCCCATCAGAGTACTCCTTTGGAAGGCAGCAGCCGGATCTCATCGACCCGGACGTTCAGTGGCTTGCGGGCAATCTCCCACAGACTCTGGGCCACTTCCTCCAGGGGCAGCATGTCGGCGGGGCTGAACTCCGGGCGCGTGTGCCACAAGGACGTGTAGACGGCCCCCAGCGAGACGAGCGTGGCCCGGACGCCGTGGGCCTTGCCCTCCTCGTTCAGCACCCCCGTCAGTCCCCGGAGCCCGTGCTTGGAGGCCGCGTAGGCCGCGTTCATCGGCAGGGTCAGGTGGTCGCTCACCGAGCCGATGTGGAGGATGCGCCCCCCGCCGTGCGCCTTCATCCGCTTGAACGCCTCGCGCGCGCACAGGAAGGCCCCCGTCAGGTTCACCTCGAGCGTCCGGCGCCACTCCTGGAGCGGCGTCTCCTCGACCGGCGTGAAGTAGCCAACGCCCGCGCAGTTCATCAACACGTCCAGAGGGCCCAGCGCCTGCTCTACCTTCTCGAACATCGCCGCCACCGAGGCCTCGTCCGTGATGTCCACCCGGAGTGACTCCCCCGTCTCCTCCCGGACGTCCATTGCCGCGCACACCGTGCGCACGCCCTCGGCCCTCAGCTTGCGGAGGACTGCGGAGCCAATGTCTCCGGTCCCCCCGACGACGAGCGCATTCTGGACCGCCATGAGCCGTACTCCTCCTCTTCCACCGGACATTACTGTCTGGCACGGGCGGCCGTTGGCTGCTGGACGCAACGCCCCCCCCGGGATGTTGGAGCAACAACAGGCCCCGGCGGCAATGTTCAGCAGAGGGAAGCCACCTGGACCTTCGGTCCATAGCGTGGCGCCCTCATCTCTGAAGCAGGAGCACACGCATGCAGCGCAGGCCTCTCCGTGGCATCCTCGCCACTGGCGCCGTCTTCCTCGCCCTGGGTAGCGCCTTCGCGCAGCCCACCAAGGACCCCAAGCCTGGAGGCCAGAAGACGCCCACGCCCAAGGAGACCGGAGACCAGACGTACAACTTCCCGGTGGTGGCCGAGGAGAGCTTCAAGGCCGTCATGGACCGAGACATGAAGGAGAAGGGCGGCGTCATGCGCCGCCAGCAGACGCTCCTGGAGTCCCGGTACGATCTCTCCAACCGGCCCTCGAAGCTCATGATGTCGGGCGGCCGCAAGGCCCAGCAGGAGGGCGTCCGCGTCAAGCTCCCGAAAGGGATGACGTGGGAACAGCTCTCCGCCATGAACCCGGCCGAGATCCGCGAGAAGGGCCTCTTTCCCCAGGGCTTCCTTCCGCTGCCCCACGTGAAGCACGCGGTGGGCGGGCAGGTGTTCCCGCAGATGGAGATCGACGAGATCCGCAAGCAGGAGGGCCGCTCCCTGGAGCGCTTCGACGTGGCCTTTGATGTGCCCGAGCACCTCTTGCCGGAGTTCCCGCCGCCCATCTTCCTCTCGCAGCGGCCCGAGCTGGGCGACGTCTCCCAGGGCAAGGTGCTCACCATCCGGAACTTCTACGACATCATGAACGGCAAGCTCACGCCCGTTCAGATGGACGGGCTGCGCCAGTTGCTCACGCCTTTTCCGCAGGCGGAGTTCAACGCGACGGATGGCCGGAAGGTGGCCGAGGGGAGCCTGGGCGTCGCCTGCCTCGACTGCCACACGAACGGCCATACCAACGCGGCCTTCCACCTGAACCCGGACACCCGGCCCCAGGCGGCGCGCTTCCGGCTCGACACCACCAGCCTCCGGGGCATGTTCAACCAGCAGATCCACGGCTCGAAGCGCTCGCTGCGCTCCATCGAGGACTTCACCGAGTTCGAGCAGCGCACCGCCTACTTCAATGGCGACATCGCCGATGCCGCCAAGAAGGGCGTGAACGAGCCGGACCGCCCCAGCCAGGTGGCGATGATGGCCCAGATGCAGAACATGTTCGACTTCCCGCCCGCCCCCAAGCTGTTGCCCACCGGGCGCCTGGATCCGGCCATGGCCACGGAGATGGAGAAGCTCGGCGAGACGGTGTTCCACGGCAAGGGCCAGTGCGCCACCTGCCACCCCGCGCCGTCCTTCCTCGACAACAACATGCACGACCTCAAGGTCGAGCGCTTCTTCAAGCCCCAGACGATCAACGACCAGTTCATCCACGCCGATGGCCCCATCAAGGCCTTCACCCTCCGCGGCATCAAGGACTCGCCGCCGTACCTGCACGACGGGCGCCTGCTGACGCTCGAGGACACGGTGGAGTTCTTCAACCTCGTCCTGGGCCTCAAGCTGGAGCCCCGGGAGAAGGAAGCGCTCGTCCACTACATGCGGGCCCTCTGAGGCCGCGGCAGGCCGCCCTCCGGGGCCACGGGCGTCCAGCCCTCGCCCCGAAGCCCACGGCCCCTGCCTTTTTCCGGGACGATTTCGGGAGCTGCCCGTAGACCTGCCCCCTGCCGGGCGGGGAGAATGCGGCAGCTCCCATGATCTGGTTTCGGCCCGTTTTCCTCCTCTTGCTGTGGCTCACCCCGTTGCTCGCGCTGGCCAACAACACCGCCGATGAGGCGGATGTCGCGTTCGAGCTGGGAAACGAGGCCTACGCCCGGGGCAACTACAACGAGGCCCTGAGCGCCTACTTCACCAGCTACCGGCTCGTCCCCAACCGCAACGTCCTCTTCAACATCGCCCGCTGCTACGAGGCCCAGAACCGCCTCAACGAGGCCTACCGCTACTACGACGACCTCTCCACCGAGGCGCTCTCCAGCGACGATGCCGCCGAGGTCCGGCGCTCCCTGGAGCGGCTCCGCCCGCGGGTGGCCCTGGTGCACGTCAACACCGTGCCCGAGGGCGCCGAGGTCTACATGGACCGGACGGACCTGGGCAGCCGGGGCCGCTCGCCCCAGACGCTCGCGCTGCCGCCCGGCCGCCACAAGGTCATGGTCCACAAGGAGGGCTACCAGCCCGCCGAGGCCACGGTGTTGCTCGCGCGCGGCAAGCTGGTGACCCAGAGCCTGGAGCTCACCCTCATCACCGGCAAGGTGGAGCTGACCGGCACCCCCGTGGGCGCCGAGGTCCGCAACGCGCCCGACGGCCCCGTGCTCACCCAGGTGCCCGGAACGCTGAGCCTGCCCCCCGGCCAGCACCTGCTCTACGTGCGCGCCCCGGGGCATGCCCCCACCCAGCTCGTGGCCGAGGTGACGGCCGAGGCCACGGTGAAGGTGCCGGTGGCGCTGCGCTCCCAGGAGAAGCCCACCGGGCGGCTCGTCGTCACCGCCAACCGGGACAACGCCAGCGTGCGCGTGGACGGGCAGCCCGCGGGCTTCACCCCCACGGTGCTCACCCTCCCCGAGGGCGACCACACGCTGGAGGTCGAGAGCCTGGAGGTGCGCCCCCTGCGCAAGACGGTGCGCGTGGTGGCCGAGAAGGAGGTGAAGCTCCACGCCGAGCTGCGCTACGAGCCGCCCCCGGTGCGCGCCGCCTCCAAGGGCCTGCTGTCCGTGGACGAGGCCCCCGCCTCCACCACCGTGCTCTCTCAAGAGGAGCTGCGCGCCTTTGGCTGGCGCACCCTGGCCGAGGCCCTGGCCGGGGTGCGCGGCTTCTTCCTCGTGGATGACCGCAACTACACCCACGTGGGCGTGCGCGGCTTCTCCCCGCCCGGAGACCTCAACACCCGCCTGCTCATCCTCTGGGATGGCCACGCGCTCAACGACGTGTGGGCCGGCCAGGGCTACGCGGCGCACGACCTGTCGGTGGACCTGGAAGAGGTGGAGCGCATCGAGGTGGTGCGCGGCCCGGGCAGCGCCCTGTACGGCACGGGCGCCTTCTTCGCCGTCGTCAACGTGGTGCCGCGCGAGTCGCTGGGCACCCGCCGCGTGGAGCTGACCGGGGCGGTGGGCGGGCTGGGCACCACGCGCATGCACGCCACCGCGGGCTGGGACAACGGCACGGACCGCTCGGTGCTGGTGTCCGCCGCGGGCATGCACGCCCGGGGCGCGGACACCACGCCGCTGACCCCGGGGGTCCGCGTGGAGGGGCTCGACGGCGAGCGCGCCGGCACCGCCTCGCTGCGCGCGCGCCTGGGCTACCTCACCCTGATGGCCCAGCTCCACGGCCGCCGCAAGGACATCCCCACCGGGGCCTCGCAGACGGTGATCAGCGCCTCGGGCACCCAGGTGCAGGACGTGCGCGGCTTCGCCGAGGCGCGCTACGAGCGCCCCCTGGGCGAGCGCGTCAGCCTCTCGCTCCGGGGCTCGGTGGACCTGAGCCGCTACCGGGGCTACTGGATGTACTACGAGAACGGCGAGGGCTCGGCGCTCACGCGCGACACCGACGCGGGCCAGGCCGAGTGGCTCTCGGCCGAGGCCCGGGTGCTGCTGGCGCTGTTCCAGGGCAACCACCTCACGCTGGGCCTGGAGGGCCAGCACCAGCTGCGCATCGGCCAGGAAGTCTTCGGCGGCGAGGGCCTGACGCCCCTGAACGAGCGCACGCTGCTGTCGCTCTACCTGCTGGACGAGTGGCGCCTGCACCCGCGGCTGAGCCTATCGGTGGGCGTGCGCGTGGACCGGTACTCGGACCTGGACGCCACGCCCTTCACCCCGCGCCTGGCCCTCATTGGCAGGCCCTATGCCGTGGGCCTCACCAAGCTCGTGGTGGGCCGCGCCTTCCGCGCCCCCAACGCCTACGAGCTGTTCTACGAGGACCGGCTCGTCACCCAGCGGCCCGCGCTCGAGCTCGACCCGGAGACCATCACCACCTTCGAGCTGGAGCACTCGCACGACCTGACGGACGAGCTGCGCCTGACGGTGGCCGGCTACCACAACCGCATCGCCAACCTGGTGACGCTGGAGCTGGAGCAGCTGGGCACGCCCCAGTGCGGCTCGACCCCCGGCACCGAGCAGTGCCTGGTGTACCGGAACACCTCCGGCGAGACGCTCGCCTGGGGCGCCGAGGCGGGCATCCACTGGCAGCCGGGCCGCTACCTGCTGGTGGACCTGAGCTACTCCTACGTGACGCTGCGCAACGCCTCGGACGAGGTGCAGGCCGTGGCCCCGGCCCACATCGCCTCCGGGCGCCTGCTCCTGCCCCTGGGCAACGGCGAGATGCGCCTGGCCACCCAGGCCACCTACCAGAGCGCGCGCAAGAGCAGCGCCAGCGCGCCCAGCGTGGGCGAGGCCGTGCTCGTCAGCTTCGGCATCTCCGGGGACCTGGCCCGCTTCCGCTACTTCGCCGGCGTGCAGAACCTGCTGGACGAGCGGTACACGCTGCCGGTGAGCAACGAAATCTCCACCGAGCCCGTGGCCCAGTACGGCCGCACCTTCACCCTCCAGCTCACGGGAGCCTTCTGACATGCCCTTGCCCGAGGCCCCCTGGAGGGCCGCCCAGCAGCTCACCAATGCCCTGACCCGCGTGGCCTACCGGGGCGTCTACTCGCTGGCCATGGCGTACTGGTTCGTGCGCCGCCCGGAGGGCAGCGGCGTGCTGGTGGGCATCTGGTGCGGCTCGCGCGTCCTGCTGCTCCAGAACTCCTACAAGCGCCTGCTCAGCATGCCGGGGGGCGGTGCCCACCGGGGCGAGTCCGTGCCCCAGACGGGCGCCCGCGAGCTGCGCGAGGAGGTGGGCCTGTCCGTGGACCCCGCCACCCTGCGCCCCGCCTTCGAGGTGGTGGTGTGGGAGGAGTTCAAGCGGGACCATGTCTTTTTCGTGGAACTGGACGTGGACCGGGAACCGCCGCTCACCCTCGACCAACGCGAGGTGGTTTGGGCAAACTTCATCGAAGCCCAGGATGCGCTGCGGCTGCCGCTGTCCGCCCACGTCCGGGCCTACCTCACCGATGCCGTGCGAAGGCGGCACGCGCCCCCGCCCTGAACCTCCCCATGCCCCCTCCCCCCCCGCCCGCCGCCCTGGATGCCCCCGAGCTGAGCTTCATCTCCCCGGGACATCCCCTCTACGCGGCGGAGCTGGAGCTGCGCTTCCGCGTGCTGCGGGAGCCGCTGGGCCTGCCGCGTGCCTCCGTCACCTTCCCCTTCGAACACGAGAGCCTGCACCTCGTGGCGCACCAGGAGGGCCGCGTGGTGGGGTGTGTCCTGTTTCACCCCGATTCGCCCGGGGGGGGCCGCCTGTTCGCCATGGCCGTCTCGCCTGCCCTCCAGGGCAGCGGGCTGGGCCGGCGGCTCGTCACCGCCCTGGAGGCGGAGCTGCCGCGGCGCGGTATGGTTTCGATCCACCTTCACGCGCGCGCCACCGTGGTGCCCTTCTACGAGCGCCTGGGCTACACCGTCCACGGCGAGCCCTTCACGGAAGTGAACATTCCCCATCGGCACATGCGCAAGTTGCTGCCATCCTCTATCCTCGGCCCCCGGGAGATGTGAGGCGCAATGACGGGCACCCCAGAGCGAGCGCTGGCCGCGCGCGCACAAGACTTCCGCGAGCTGCACGAGCGCATCCAGTGCATCGGTGACGCGCGCGCCCAGGAAGCCCTCCTGGAGCGCCTCCAGCACCCCACGCGCCCCTTCATCGTCTCGTTCGTCAACGCGCACGCGGCCAACCTCGGGTGGAACACGCCGGCCATGCTGGAGAGCCTGCTGCGCTCGGATCTGCTGCTGCGCGACGGCATCGGCGTGAAGCTGGGGCTCCAGGCCTTCGGGCACGCGCCCGGGCTGAACATGAACGGCACGGACTTCATCCCGAGGATTGCCCGCGCCTACCGGGGCCGCCGCGCCGCGCTCTTCGGCACCAAGCCGCCGTGGCTGGACACCGCGCGGCGCAAGCTGGAGGACGAGGGGCTCACCGTCGTGGCGTGCCACGATGGCTTCGCCCCCGCGGAGACGTACCTTCAGCTCGCCGCCGAGACGAAGCCGGAGCTCATCATCCTGGCCATGGGCATGCCCAAGCAGGAGGACATCGCGGTGCGCCTGCGCGAGCACCTCTCGCACCCGGTGCTCATCGTCAACGGGGGCGCCATCCTCGACTTCCTGGGGGGCAAGGTGACGCGCGCGCCCACGTGGCTGCGCACGCTCGGCCTGGAGTGGACGTACCGCCTCTACCTGGAACCCCAACGGCTTGCCCGCCGGTATCTTCTCGGAATACCCGTTTTCTTCTCCCACGTGGCCGTCACCCGGTTGGTTGATCCCCAAACGTCCAGGGGCCAGAAAGGGTCATCCTGAGACCGTCCTTCCCCCCTGTGTACGGCTTCCCCTCACACGAGCGACCCACCCAACGGAGTGGGGGGCTTGTGGCGAGCGAAGAAGTGCGCGTTGCTTGAGAGTGGCCATGGCCTTCGATCGCGCCCACGCAGAATTCCTGAGCACCCGCCACTTCCCGGGACTGGATGGACTGCGCTGCTTGAGCGTCCTCTTGGTGGTGGCGTACCACGTCTCTGGCCTGCACTCGGGGCTGCTGGGGCGGGGGTACCTGGGGGTCTCCCTCTTCTTCGCCATCAGCGGCTTCCTCATCACCACGCTGCTGCTGCGCGAGCGCGACGGGCACGGCCGCATCTCGCTGGCGCGCTTCTACGGCCGGCGCGCGCTGCGCATCTTCCCGCTCTACTACGCGGTGATCGCCGTGTACGTGGTGACGGTGCTGATCCTGGAGAAGGGCGTGCAGGAGAAGGCGGAGTTCTTCGGGAACCTGCCGGCCTTCCTCACGTACACGTCCAACTGGCTCGTGCCGCTGGTGCCCGACAAGCGCATCATCTTCTACTTCGCCTGGTCGCTGGCCACCGAGGAGCAGTTCTACCTCATCTGGCCCGGCGTCATGCGCGTGGCGCGGCGCTGGGGGGCCCCGGCCTTCATGGTGTTGCTGCTGACGGTGTCGCTGGTGGCGCCGTGGGCGGTGGAGACGGGCAGGCTGGACGATGGGCCCTTGTGGGTGCGCATCCTGGCGAGCTTCTCGCCGGCCATCTGCCTGGGGTGCCTGGCGGCGTACGCGGTGCACTCGCGCGTGGGGTTCGCGTGGGTGTACCGGGTGCTGGGGGCGCAGTGGTGCGCACCAGCGCTCCTGGTGCTGGTGATGGCGGCGGTGTCCACGGATGGCACGGCGTTCTGGCTGACGGCGCTGGTGATGACGGCGCTGGTGGTGGCGTGCTGCCTGCGCAATGACCACTGGCTCATGCCGCTGCTGACGCTGGCGCCGGTGCGCTACGTGGGGATGATCAGCTACGGCATCTACCTGATGCACATGCTGGCGCTGAACACGGTGCGGCGGGCGCTGCCGGAGCAGGGCTTCACGGTGTACTTCCTGCTGACCATGGCGCTGAGCGTGGTGGGGGCGGGCCTGAGCTACCGCTACTTCGAGAGCCGGTTCCTGCGCATCAAGCAGCGCCTGACGCTGGAGCCCAAGGCGCCGGCGAGCCCCGTATTAGAGAAGCACGTGCAGCCGGCGGTGACGTCGCGGGCCACCGCCTCGGGGGCCCCCGCGTCCAACCCCGTGCCGTGAGGCGGAGGCGGACTCAGGGCGTGTCCGTCACGCTGAGCACGTCCACGGAGACCTCCAGCGAGCTCATGAGGAAGTGGGGAGCGCCCTTGTACTGGACGGTCTCCACTCTCGTGAGGGTGGCGATGTATTCGAGCGCGCCGATGCGCAGGCGCTTGGAAGCGCCGGGCCGCAGCTCGTCGCCCGAGAACGAGATGCGGTCGAGCAGCTCATCGCCCCGGCCCGTGTCCAGCGAGCGGCGGGCACTCACCCCGAGGTAGAGGTCCGGGGCCATGGATTCCGTGTCCGTCAGGGTGTAGGCCTGCCCCTCCCAGAAGAAGAAGTGGAGATACCCGAGCGGGCCCTGGCCCTGCGGGCCCTCGACGATGAGGGTGCGCCCGGAGCAGCAGAAGGGCCCCACGGCGGCGTTGCCATTGGGGACGGCATCCCGCGGCAGCAGGAAGGAGCCCACGGGCTCCCTGCGCACCTCCGCCTCATCGCCACAGGCCATGGCCATGGCCACCGAGAGCACGGCCCCGTGCCAGCCCCACCGCATGTCTTTCTTCCCCATGGTCTCCTCCCGGAGCACCGGGGGCGGCAGGAGAACCCTGAGCCCCTCCCCCACAACGGGAAGCCCGTTGCATCTTCCCACCTGCGGAGAGACCGATGACGTGGCAAGAATTAATGCTTGGCAGCGCGTTGTGGTGGAGCCTCGCCATCATGGGCCATGCCACCCTGGGCGAATTCGACCCATCCACCGGCAAGCAGACCCAGCCAGCGGATCCAACCCGGCGGATCGAACCGTGACGCCCCCCATGGATGCTCCCGAAACCCATTGGATCCTCTCAGCCTTCGAGCGCGAATCTCACGGTGCGCAGGTGACCGAGCTTGAACTTCCGGACGTCTCCGTGCAGCAACTGCGAGCCGCCCTGGAGCTTCCCCTCGACCCAGAGGATCCCGAGTTGCTCTATGTCTACCCCCTCCAGACCCAATCGCAGGCGGATGGGCTTGGCGCGCTTGTGGGCGTGACGCTCAAGCTCAACGCCCACGAGTATTTCCTGGAGGCATCCGCTTCGGACGGCAGTCCTCGCGTCCAACGGAAGGTAACCGTATTCCAGAAGGGTCCAGCGGCAACGCCCGTCTTCGAGCACGAACTGCTCCAGGAGCCCGATGCGGCACTCCAGGCCAGCCTGGGGCGGCCTGTCGATGATCTGGGCTTCCATCGCCGCTGGCGCATCGAAAGCGAAGCACTGGCCGCCGCGCTCACCCCCCTGTTGCGTTCCCCTCCTGACTTCACGGGAGCGCGAGACTGCTTCATCGAACATTGGGATCCGCTGAAGACCCAGCCCGTGGTCCTGGCATTCCCCAGGGGAGAAGCACCCACCCATCGGACGGCCAGCGACGTGCACCCGCTCCATGGCGCAACCAAGGCGGCGCTCCGGCCCCTTCTGGGCCTTGCCCAGGACCATCCGCTGGCGGGGCTCTACCCGGTGGACTCCGAGAAGCAGGCCGCCGGACTGAGGCCGTTCCTGGCTCAACCGCTTGACCTCTCGGCTCACGATTACGCAGTGAACTACTACTTCCCGGTGTCACCGCCTCCTGCCGATACGTGAGGCCCTCGCCGCAGGGCCTCGGCGGCGGAGGAACTTGAGGTAGAAGGGGGACACACATACCCCGAGGAGATTCCGTGACGACCGCACTCGAGACGCGTTCCCGCTCCGAGCTGGCCCAGGGCCGCTTTGGCCAGAGCCGCTATGTCATCCGCCGCCAGTTCTTCAAGATCTTCGGGCAGGCCTTCCACATCTACGACGAGGCGGGCGGGCTCGCCTTCTACTCGAAGCTGAAGGCGTTCAAGCTGAAGGAGGACCTGCGCGTCTTCACGGACGAGGACATGCGGGAGCAGGTGCTCACCATCCAGGCCCGCAGCATCCTCGACTTCGGCGCCACGTACGACGTCACCGACTCCCGGACGGGGGAGAAGCTGGGTGCGCTGCGCCGCAAGGGGTTCAAGTCGATGCTGCGCGACGAGTGGCTCGTGCTGGACGCGCGGGACCAGGAAGTGGGGCTCCTCCAGGAGGACAGCATCGCGCTCGCGCTGGTGCGCCGCTTCCTGTCCAACCTGGTGCCGCAGAGCTTCACGGGCACGGTGGGCGGCGAGCCGGTGTTGAACTTCCGCCAGCACTTCAACCCCTTCATCCAACGCATCTCGCTCGACTTCTCCGTGGACCGCTCGGGGCGGCTGGACCGCCGCATGGGCATCGCGGCGGCCGTCCTCCTGTGCGCCATCGAGGGCCGTCAGCAGTAAAAGCGCGTCTCTGGACGCGCCTGACGCGTCGCGACATTCCGGGGTTGCCCTCCTTCAACCCTGGAAACCGCTCACAAATACAAGCAAAAGCAGTTTTCACTAAAAATCCTGCAAAACAATGTAAAGGGCAAGGCTCAGGAGCCCTCCGGCTCCACTTCTGCCGCTTCTGCGGAGGAGACCATGATCCGATCCCCTGAACTCACGCGTGTGAGCCGCACCGCCCTGCGGTTGCTGCCATTGCTCTGCAGTCTGCTCCCCCTTCAAGGCGCCCTGGCCGCCTGGGCGCCGAAGACCCCGCCCCTGGCCACCCCTTGGACGTCGCAGGTGTCCCCGGCCAATGCCCTGCCGGAGTATCCGCGGCCGCAGATGGTCCGCTCCGACTGGCAGAACCTCAATGGCGAGTGGCAGTTCGCCAGCGCCACCGCGGGCCAGACACCACCCTTCGGCCAGAACCTCGCCGAGAGCGTGCTGGTGCCCTTCCCCATC
The Stigmatella aurantiaca genome window above contains:
- a CDS encoding GNAT family N-acetyltransferase, with the protein product MPPPPPPAALDAPELSFISPGHPLYAAELELRFRVLREPLGLPRASVTFPFEHESLHLVAHQEGRVVGCVLFHPDSPGGGRLFAMAVSPALQGSGLGRRLVTALEAELPRRGMVSIHLHARATVVPFYERLGYTVHGEPFTEVNIPHRHMRKLLPSSILGPREM
- a CDS encoding NUDIX hydrolase gives rise to the protein MPLPEAPWRAAQQLTNALTRVAYRGVYSLAMAYWFVRRPEGSGVLVGIWCGSRVLLLQNSYKRLLSMPGGGAHRGESVPQTGARELREEVGLSVDPATLRPAFEVVVWEEFKRDHVFFVELDVDREPPLTLDQREVVWANFIEAQDALRLPLSAHVRAYLTDAVRRRHAPPP
- a CDS encoding colicin E3/pyocin S6 family cytotoxin encodes the protein MTWQELMLGSALWWSLAIMGHATLGEFDPSTGKQTQPADPTRRIEP
- a CDS encoding WecB/TagA/CpsF family glycosyltransferase; this translates as MTGTPERALAARAQDFRELHERIQCIGDARAQEALLERLQHPTRPFIVSFVNAHAANLGWNTPAMLESLLRSDLLLRDGIGVKLGLQAFGHAPGLNMNGTDFIPRIARAYRGRRAALFGTKPPWLDTARRKLEDEGLTVVACHDGFAPAETYLQLAAETKPELIILAMGMPKQEDIAVRLREHLSHPVLIVNGGAILDFLGGKVTRAPTWLRTLGLEWTYRLYLEPQRLARRYLLGIPVFFSHVAVTRLVDPQTSRGQKGSS
- a CDS encoding DUF7683 domain-containing protein — protein: MDAPETHWILSAFERESHGAQVTELELPDVSVQQLRAALELPLDPEDPELLYVYPLQTQSQADGLGALVGVTLKLNAHEYFLEASASDGSPRVQRKVTVFQKGPAATPVFEHELLQEPDAALQASLGRPVDDLGFHRRWRIESEALAAALTPLLRSPPDFTGARDCFIEHWDPLKTQPVVLAFPRGEAPTHRTASDVHPLHGATKAALRPLLGLAQDHPLAGLYPVDSEKQAAGLRPFLAQPLDLSAHDYAVNYYFPVSPPPADT
- a CDS encoding acyltransferase family protein, giving the protein MAFDRAHAEFLSTRHFPGLDGLRCLSVLLVVAYHVSGLHSGLLGRGYLGVSLFFAISGFLITTLLLRERDGHGRISLARFYGRRALRIFPLYYAVIAVYVVTVLILEKGVQEKAEFFGNLPAFLTYTSNWLVPLVPDKRIIFYFAWSLATEEQFYLIWPGVMRVARRWGAPAFMVLLLTVSLVAPWAVETGRLDDGPLWVRILASFSPAICLGCLAAYAVHSRVGFAWVYRVLGAQWCAPALLVLVMAAVSTDGTAFWLTALVMTALVVACCLRNDHWLMPLLTLAPVRYVGMISYGIYLMHMLALNTVRRALPEQGFTVYFLLTMALSVVGAGLSYRYFESRFLRIKQRLTLEPKAPASPVLEKHVQPAVTSRATASGAPASNPVP